A stretch of DNA from Malus sylvestris chromosome 9, drMalSylv7.2, whole genome shotgun sequence:
CCATCATACttacatgtatttaatacaaaCGTCGTTTCAATAAGATGATAAttgtattaaataaatttggtgcCACATTTGATTCCCCttaataatttttgttataGATATATCTAATTCCCCTTTTTTCAATTGAATAATTCCCTCTTACTGAGAAAAGTCTAAAGAGGTTAGGCAATTAGCAAAATTTCATTTAATAGAAATGGGGAAGAAAGCTCGTTTTTAATGTAATATATTTGCAACCAACTATGCAGATTCGAATTTAGTCAAGTTAATTAAAacaatgtactttttttttctacatACAAGTTCAAATCTCTATCTccctaaattttataaatttagtgTAATCATCCTATCTCTAAGaattaaaaagataaaaatttaaaatgaatacAAATTTTTTGAAGATATATAAACAATAAGTTTAGTAATTaagattaaatagtgaataacGAACACACTTgctcaatttaatttttttttttttggtgaagagCTCAATTTAATTTTACTTAATGGTTAACTCAATTAATTTATCAATAATTATAAATTCGTGCGCGTGAATAATTGAcgtgggagcatttttgctcaccaccataaactatagtgtatgctcatcatacacctaatcaattgacacgtgtcattttacttaatcttggttaatttttttcaaaattgaaaaactaacatttaatgtgaaagttaactagaATTCGGTGAAAAGACACGTGTCAATTGATTAtgtgtatggtgagcatacaccatagtttatggtggtgagcaaaaatgctccctaaTTGACGTAGGAAAGGCGAGGATTTGAAGACTTAAAAGTGGAAATTGGATCCAACTTTATGAGACTATTCTTCCATGACCCAAAAGGTGTGTTTAAAGTTGATGGTGATGGGGTGGGCGTGGGGGGCAAAAAGCAaaagacagaaagaaaaaacacagaATAAAAAATCTTTTTCAAAACCACAAGTAAACTTGTGGCTCAGAATTTCCCCCCCCAGATGACGTGGTACACCACCTCCATAGACAGCTGAAGGAGAAGGGACGAAcgcacacactctctctcctctctctctctctctctctctctcttcacatATGCACAGCGAGCACACAACGTGTCAGATCTTTCGTCGatttctctccatctctctgtttttcttttcgaaATCGaacttttggtgaaaaaaaggataaaggaaaggaaaggaaaggaaagggaaagaaaagcGTAGCAAAAATGTCGGAGGCAGCAAAGGACCCAGCGATCAAGCTTTTCGGGAAGACGATCCCCGTGCTGAGCTCCGACGGCGACTCGGTCGGAGTCGCCGGAGCTCCGGAACCCGATCCGTCGGCCGGAACTGTCGCGGAAGAGACTGTCGATCAGGACCGCgccgcctcctcctcctccaactCTTCGCCTGAAGTCAATACCCACAGAGACCGGGAAGAGAAAGAGGTCAATGACAACAAGGTAATGGGATTTGGGTGTccgaaattttcaatttttagtctCGAACATTGCTTGGAAGCTCGAAAGGATTCATGGGTTGCTTTCTGTGGAGgatttttgttgactttttggTATGCTACTCTGGTTTTTGCTTTTGGGGGCTTTCTGGGATTCGTTTCAATTGCTTTCTGAACATAATTTTTGCTTTGGTTTTGCCTCTGGGTTCTTAATCTTATGAATTTGTTTGGAGATTGCTGGCTTTTGTGAATGGAATAAGATTGTTCAAGCTATTCggttttcttttgtgttttctGCTAGTGATTAATCAAGCAAGAAACTTTAATTTGCTGTTTCAAATGGGGTTGCTTCCCACTTGCTCAGCTTTTCATTTCTGGcttcttttgaaatttgaattgacGGGTTAATGAAATTTGTGTGAATAAATGGATTTCCTTTATGATTTGTGGCAGTTTGGGGTTAGATTTTGTTTCGAAACTTTGCGTATTTTACATTTCTGTTGGTGATATCGAATTCTAGTTTACACAGCTTGTTCATACTTGCTTCTTCTGTTTGGGGGTTGAAAAGATTTGGAAAAATACTCTTCAAACAAGCTAATCATTTTGTCCTCCTACCGTGATGCATTCGGAGGCGAAACTTCTGTTTTCTAGTGTTGATCTCTACTTCTGCCTGCCTGCTTATAATACTTTCTCATGGCCAATGAGGACATATGAATATCCTCGGGAACCCTTATGTCGTGTTTTCTTTTAAGCGTTGGAGTTTGATTTTCAACATAGATCGGTTTCAGACTCTTTTTGTATGCATTAGCAACATAGTAGACATGAAGGATGAATGCAAtagttttgtttatattttaataagaCAGTTTTGAAACTCATCTTCtcatttaattttttgatcAATCAGGACACATTAGGAGAAAAACCAATTCAGACGAAGCAGGAAAATGGAATCACGGCATTATCTTCGGAAGAGTTGAAAAATCCAGATGCGGCATCCATAATAGGTGTAAACCCTGAATCACCTGTTGAGAAGGAGAATGCCACATTAAAGACTGAGAAGACTGAAGAAGAACAGAGTGAGACAAGTAATTCGCAGGATAAGACCCTGAAGAAACCAGATAAAATACTTCCATGCCCCCGCTGTAATAGTATGGACACCAAGTTTTGTTACTACAACAATTACAATGTCAACCAACCCCGGCACTTCTGCAAGAACTGCCAGAGATACTGGACAGCTGGTGGGACAATGAGGAATGTGCCTGTGGGTGCCGGTCGTCGTAAGAATAAGAATTCTGCTTCTCACTATCGTCACATAACTGTCTCTGAAGCTATGCCGAATGCTCAAGCTGATGTTCTCAATGGAGTTCACCATCCTTCAGTAAAACAGAATGGTACTGTCCTAACATTTTGCGGGGATATGCCCCTCTGTGAATCAATGGCTTCTGTCCTTCATCTAGCCGATAAAAATATACAGAACTGTACGCGTAATGGATTTCAGAAACCTGAAGGATCGAGGATTCCAGCTTCTCATGGAGGTGGAGTAAATGGAGATGATCATTTGACTGGATCAACGGTGACAGATTCAAATTCAAAGGATGAAGCGTTCAAATCTGGATCACAAGAGCAAGTTATGCAGAATTATCAGGGCTTCCCACCTCAAATATCATGCTTTCCTGGGGCTCCTTGGCCTTACCCTTGGAACTCTTCCCAATGGAGCTCTCCCGTCACCCCACCTGCTTTCTGCCCTCCAGGTTATCCTATGCCCTTCTACCCTGCAGCAGCTTATTGGGGTTGTGCTGTGCAAGGCCCTTGGAATATCCCTTGGCTTCCTCTGCCATCATCGTCAAACAACAGTGCTCCAAGTTCTGGTCCCAACTCTCCCACCCTGGGGAAACATTCGAGGGAAGAGAACACCATGAAACAAAATAGCTCCGAGGAAGAGGAGCCACCAAAAGAAAAGAGTGCCGAGAAAAACCTTTGGATTCCAAAAACTTTGAGGATTGATGACCCTGGAGCAGCTGCAAAAAGCTCTATATGGGCAACATTGGGGATTAAGAATGATAAGGCTGATTCAGTTAGCAGCGGGGGACTCTTCAAGGCCTTCCAGTCAAAGGGCGATCAAAAGAATCACCTCTCCGATGCCTCTCCGGTCTTACAAGCCAATCCAGCGGCGCTGTCTAGATCACTCAATTTCCAGGAGAGCTCGTAAAATCGGTAGCTTATTTTAAACTTCTTGTTTGTTTCAAGTGATTCTAACAGTTCAGCAAAGCTCAACTGCTCCACACAATATGACACCGCCTTTCTACGCCCAGCAGTCTTGTTGATTAGCCATCCTCGGCCACAAAACCAAATGTCAAAGCCGTCAATGGAGGAACATGAGAGGAGGATTTTGCGGCCTTTTCACTTAATTAGGAGCCACTAATTTTTCCCCTGTGAGTGCTACTATGAATATTTGCAACTATGTATTTTGAGTTAGACGGTTTGCTTGAGTTCTTGTACATATATTTACATGTAAAATTGAGAACTAGAAGAGTTCAGGTTTGTGCAGCATAATCCCAAATATGTACTTAAATAACTTTGGGGATTCAAATGAAAAACTTCCTTTTCATTTGTGCTTTTAATTGAAGAtccagtttttatttttatttttatttttgttattataaCTTATATCCACTTAATGGGCGACGCTAAGTAAATAAAGCTCCTCGCTTTGCAAGAGTCAAGGGACGTCTATCGTACGGAGCCTTACTCTTGTTACAAAGAGATTGTTTTCATGACTCGAATCATAACCTCTCAGTCACAATGTGGCTGTTTTCACGGCTTGAACATTTAACCTTTCAATTACAAATGATCAACATTTTCGCGCGTTAAGGCTCGCCCTCAAATACTTTCGAAACTATAAATAGCGTCAACGAAGTTGGGAGTAGTTGATTTGATTCTCGTTCTTTACTCCTCATACTCCACATTCATGTTAAGTAAACATGACCGATTGGTATGAAAGCAAGTCAATGGCATAATTGACTTAAAGAATCTGAGATGACTAGTTATACATATGTTAGCCATTTTCTAGTATAATTAACAATATGATTGAGGATTCGGGATGCGGTTGGACATAAATTTACAGGAACTGTGGCACCATAATAATAATATCTTAATTTGTGCCAGCTTATGATGTGAGTTACCACTATTGTAGCGTAATAGTTGCatgtaaattttgttcataGAATGTGAGATTCAACTATTTTGAgaatagaaaagattggagaCCACTACGTCGTCCGTAGATGAAGAGATATTTCAATGTTCTCGGAACATGAGCGGTGCgttatatgttattatataagtggaacaaagtttattttgaagtgtctttccacttgtataatgacatatgaCCTATGTACCCGTGTTTCGGACACACTGAACTGAAAAGTCAAGTACACTTCAGTTTCCATTCAAACCAAAAGACACCAGGTTCATCTTTTAATGCAATACAGCAAAGCCTGTAGTACAAAAGGCAAGGGAAAGCAAGATATCATGAAAAAGAAATTCGAAGCCACGCAACATATGGTTGGATTTGTACTTGGGAGTAAATCATGTCACGTTTTGGGACATAGCAACGAAATCTTCAAAAGTAAAATGTGTGACTGCAAACAAAGAACATTTTGTGATACTTTTTAGGCTTAGGGTATTTTTAGAGAAAGGTTGACCACCAGTTTTTGGATGGCTCGAGTTTGCTGGTCTTCGAGTTGGGACCCCATGCATGTGAGCTTTCTTGGTCCCCCTCTTTCCCTTTGTTATCAGTTTGTACTTAAATTCGTAAAGGGAAATTTGTTTGAGTTTGAGTAGAAAAACTTTCAATACGAGCAGTGGGTTTGTCCACGCTCCCACCCCCACCACATACATTCAAAGAAAGAGTAAATTGTTGTAATGGTTgctcaattttaatcaaattgaagcaatagtcttttaactaaaaattcattactattggtctctcaactcatcaaaacgtgtatctatgatttttattgttaacttcgtcaaaattttgtcaaaatgaattatgttggaaggaccattgctgaaattgggttaaagttgagggatcattagtaatagatttttagttgagggactatagctgcacgttttgatgaattgaaagaccaatgataatgaattttttgttgagggactattgctacaatttactctcaGAAAAATTTAAAGAAGACAGTCTAATTTACCTAATATGTTAAGTAGCTTTGGAGTGTTGATTAGAGATCATTGAGATTTGTGAATTGTAATGTCAACTCATTTGGGAGTACTATGATTTGTCTGGTTCTTTCCAAGTCATTAAGCTGTAAACAGTAAACTAATCCGCTGAGAGGGAGGTCGAAGCTTCACTTTGCCTGGAAAGCAAGAAATATATAGAGTTTATTAGTGGAAACACCAATGGCTTCCCCCGTTTAATTATGagaaattttaagtttgattagTATTAACTTGACATAGGTCTGGATGATCATGTTATTATGACAGTATCTCAAAACAACCATACAGACGTTTTAACTTTACCGAATGATATTGCACGATTAACTTGATACAACTACATTGACATATTCCCGTAACATGGAAGTCATTTTCCACCATATTTTAAGTAGATTTAAGAAAGTGAAAGGCTTAAAGGACAAAGAAGAACCTTGGCAACAGtgaagaagattaaaaatgGAATGGGCTAAGCATGGGGCATTAATGTGGGTTAACTCGTGTGGAGCTGATTAAAATCCATAATCTCACTTGCAATCACTTTTTAGgataaaaatgtagtttttcgttaaagcgAATAAtatcgggagcttttcgttaaagttcccattttATTTTAAGGTTTAATGGTGATCATATGAAAGATTAATCTCCATTTTCCTTCACTACCTGAGAAGCTTACTAATAATAAGCAAACTTATCCATGTTAATTAATCtcctgaaattgaaaacaaataaaagaagtcAACTTTCATAGTGTCTCGGTTTTTTTGTATGAAGctaattaatttgattaattattcAACTCACCGACTTAATTCCGAGTTTAAATCTTATGTATTCATTTTGTGTGTGGTCTCTATAATTAATTGTCACgtgtttaatcatttttaacTTTATTGTCATACTCTTAGCATGTGTCAATTAATGAGATAACCACAAACAAAACAAGTGTAGAACATTAACTattaacgttaaactgtgagATGTCAAATAATCAATCCCACTTCGAGATAATCTCCCTATCATTTCTTATCCTCTCTAGATTTCTCTTTTAATTTCGGGCAGTAATGCATAATTTCTGACCTCCTCAGGTGGTTGAGTATAAATAGGGTTCTTGAAAGTATCAACCTCTGTGCACCTTTATCCCCAGCCAATAATCTCCTTACACTCCAAAATTTAACTCTCTTGTGATCAGATCTGAAAGCTCATTCCAGCCTTTCGGCATTTCTTCCTCAAATCTCATCAAATCCCAAGTCGTTTTCAGAATTCTGAGAGCTACCCAATTCCCAGAATTCTGCAGGAAAAGATGGGTCGCCGATGGTTTCTGAGATTTCTCTTGGTTTCTTCCCTTCTCGCTCTTTTTTCCTCTCACGGTAAGCAACTCACACTGTAACGTTTATACTGTTTCATTGCAGCACTTTATATTCTGAGAACTGATTTCCGCACGCTTATTCCCAAAGTAGTGTGCAGAAATAAAAATAAGCGTGCGGAAATCATATCCCAATATTTTTTTGCGATTCCCGAAAAGCGGATTCtgaatttggttttgtttttaaaggATTTGGGAGAAAGCTGATGGAGACTGCTGAGCATGGTGAAGATTCTTCAGTTCTAGTCTCAAAGGTAAAAAGAGTCTTTGTCCCTTCACCTTTGTTGGgtactaaatttttttatttaatcaattttctgtttgtttctcagGAAAATGATGGAAAATCGAGGAAGATGATCACAGTGATGGATTACGCAGATCCAGAGCCGAATGTGAACCCGAGAACAGGGTATATCTTTGCCCCTCCTCCTCAGCCCAACTAAGATGATCAAACTTTTGTGGCAAGAAAAATAATGTcatttgttttcactttttactttttactttcTAAATTTTAGTTCTGAACGGTAATTTCTAATTACCTTGgccctttttttctttgaacaTTGTActatttgtctttttttttttcaatatcgGTTCAATCTCAATCATTCATATTCCGTAACGATTTGTGCTTTCTGCTATTGAAGAAAAATTATTGAAACGGTTATAATTTGAATGTGTATGCTttgcttttatttttgggagttttaacaaaacacttaaggtactattcacttttaatgaaaaatcacatttttacattttactgtcactattcactatacctttaaaaatgacttttcattaaaaatgaatttttattgaacttttcgttagtttttcttttattttttttggttaaaaatgATAAAGTGAATACAATAATTTTACTTCTACACTCTAATGACGTAGTGATGAACACTGATGGATAAGTATAAAAAAAGTTTGACCTTTTTTCCGAAAAGAGCAAATAACGAGGATATTTGACATTGACTGTGATGAGGAAATAAGCAAAAAGTGGACAGTTAAGATAACAGGTATGATAATTTCTTACATCATTTGTTAACTTGACACaaaataatacgaaaataataTATTTCGGGTCAATCTGTTAACAACTGGGATATTATCGAGTCACTCGAAGAACACATTAACGAATCAGTTGGTCACCAGTTAAGATAATAGGTATGACAGGTaaatgacacgaacacgaccCGTTTGCAAAGTCTAAACATTAAATATGACAATTTCTTGAATGACCCATTAACTCAACATGAAACGACACTACCTGTTAACGAGCCAGATTGTCATTGGGTCACCTGTTAAAAGCTCATTAAGATGACGGATTTGACATGACACAATCCTTTAAAATAACGGGTATAACACGCAAACAATATAAACACGACAAACACGACCAGTATGTCAGACCTAATCTCAACATTAGACCAAGTATGGGACTTTTAGTGGTAGACGTCTTATCATGTTTGGCGATATGGGTTTTGAGAAATTGGGGAGTAGGATCCTTGAACCAATAACTACTGGGCCTACATATTGGGCCTCAGGCCCAAATGAAGAGGAGGCCTGAACCTGATTGAACGTAAAAACTACCGGATCCTTCTCGCACGTTAGCAAAACCAAACGTGTGCGGAACGTGCAACGACTAAATATCAACATGGAAAAATGCCTTTGAAACTTCAAAATTCCAAGGCCACACTCAAATTACAATTTCCACAACTTTTACAGTTTTACCAACGAATTAAGTAACTTGGAATTTCCTAAGGAGTCCATAATTGACTTTTCACATATATAACATttgatttttcagtgtgccggGAACATGATTCGGTACACCAAGTGTCTAAATACAATTGgtagcaaattttttttttcttttcaattttctaaTCAATTGTATCATTAGACTTGGTGGACTAAGCAGTGCTTCtcgcacactaaaaaatctctcctaagATAAATGGGAAAAGTAAAACCACCATAAAATATTTCGAAAAAAAGTCTCATTGACTAAAATAAACAGTGTGGAGAAAAAGGGCATGCAAATATCATTTCCTTTGCAaattgcataaataaaataacacTAAAAATGTAAGCAGCATATATGCAGAAGTAActcaccaaaaaataaaaaataaaaaattatcgaTTGCAATTAGCCGGTAAGTATGCTCGTTATATCAAATCACAAGTTgacaaatatgaaaaaataacTCATTTGTCAACACATTTTTATATCCCAATTAGCAGGAAAGTAAGAAGAGTTGTTATGAGCAACtacttttcttaaaaaaatcagTGCACGGAAATTGAATGGCAAATAGTGTGAACCAACAGCCGCCCTAACCAGACCCTAATTTCCAAGAAACCCACTTCAGGagatttcttttcattttctatttCCTATTTGATTAACTAGTCAACCAGCCGTCTGATTCCCCAACACACAATCTCCACATACACCAAAAGGAGTACAGATCCCCTACGGATCTAAAAAAATTGAgcctaaggatcaaatgatccggaccgttaaaatttgatccaacggctataattattataattttagaaAGGCATCCCGTTTGTagtcatttgatcaaatttcaacgacccggatcatttgatccttagACTCAATTTTTTAGAACCGGAGAGGATCTGTACTCCACCAAAAGGACAGAGACTAAAGAAATGCAGTCCAGCCGGACCCACCACATCTCCCTTCAACAAAAAACATAGAAACTTCCACACAACATACATTATGCCAAATGCCTAATTTCTAAGGTGACCATATATCTCCATCAACTTTCCACCATATCTTCCCAAAGACCTGCATCAGcaactcacaagcaacttcctTGATATTCCGGGGCTTGACCAGTTTTGATTTGATGGCTTCAAACAGAAAGACTCAATCTTTGGTCCCCTATAAAACACCTCCCTACCTATCTCTCCCTCCACAAGTAAGATCCTTAATGTAAATCAACACCCTAATCTTTTCTCCCTTTGTATTAGCTTTGTCAAAGAGATCTCTAACTTGGTTTTCTAGTTTCTGCTGTTTACATCTAACATCCATGCTTTTCAGCCTATACTACTCTATTACAATGGAGAAGACATCGTCGTCGACTAATTCTAACTCGAACACATTACCCTTCTTCGTTTTGATCGATGCAATCTTGTTGCACGCGATTTCTAACTGCTTAAGTAGAGTTCAGAATGTTTTTTCAAGGTTTCAGTCTGTTCTCCTCCAATCCCAAGACAGTTGTTGTAACTCGACAAAGGTTTTGAATGAGAAGAAGTCGGCTTCTGAGCCAAGGCGATTGCAGATGACCTTCGAGAAGAGAGGTGATGATGGGAGTTTGAGAAGAGAAGATGTGCATATGGTGATGGGAGACTTGGGAGTTTTTTGCAGTCCAGAAGGTGAGCAACTGCCGGAGACGCTTAGTTCCGATGAGCTTTCAGGGCTGTTTGATGAGAAGGAGCCGAGCTTGGGGGAAGTGAAAGAAGCTTTTGACGTGT
This window harbors:
- the LOC126583724 gene encoding cyclic dof factor 2-like; this encodes MSEAAKDPAIKLFGKTIPVLSSDGDSVGVAGAPEPDPSAGTVAEETVDQDRAASSSSNSSPEVNTHRDREEKEVNDNKDTLGEKPIQTKQENGITALSSEELKNPDAASIIGVNPESPVEKENATLKTEKTEEEQSETSNSQDKTLKKPDKILPCPRCNSMDTKFCYYNNYNVNQPRHFCKNCQRYWTAGGTMRNVPVGAGRRKNKNSASHYRHITVSEAMPNAQADVLNGVHHPSVKQNGTVLTFCGDMPLCESMASVLHLADKNIQNCTRNGFQKPEGSRIPASHGGGVNGDDHLTGSTVTDSNSKDEAFKSGSQEQVMQNYQGFPPQISCFPGAPWPYPWNSSQWSSPVTPPAFCPPGYPMPFYPAAAYWGCAVQGPWNIPWLPLPSSSNNSAPSSGPNSPTLGKHSREENTMKQNSSEEEEPPKEKSAEKNLWIPKTLRIDDPGAAAKSSIWATLGIKNDKADSVSSGGLFKAFQSKGDQKNHLSDASPVLQANPAALSRSLNFQESS
- the LOC126583726 gene encoding probable calcium-binding protein CML46, encoding MLFSLYYSITMEKTSSSTNSNSNTLPFFVLIDAILLHAISNCLSRVQNVFSRFQSVLLQSQDSCCNSTKVLNEKKSASEPRRLQMTFEKRGDDGSLRREDVHMVMGDLGVFCSPEGEQLPETLSSDELSGLFDEKEPSLGEVKEAFDVFDENKDGFIDARELQRALRILGLKEGSKLEDCQKMIRTFDENGDGRIEFKEFVKVMEASFC